AAATTGCCAATGCAGGTGGTCTGAGCAATCATGTCAAAGCCCGTATCCGGCCCCTGCAGGGCAAACATCTTTTCGTTGTTGTCGCGGCTGCAGGAATAGTGGATTTCCATCACAATCTGTGCTTTATGATATTCCCGGGCCAGATGCAGGAGCACTTCGGTCTGATAGGCCTCGGCCTCAGCCTGTGTGAGCGTTTCGCCAGCCAGGGCTTTTTTATAGGCCTTGTCGGCAGCTTCCAGTCCCTGATGGTTGAACATCACATAATCCAGTCCGTGGTCGCTGGCCCGGCAGCCGTGTTTCTTGAAATAGGCAATCCGGTCCGTAAGTGCTGCCAGCACATCTTCGATGGAGGCTAGTTTATCCTTGCCCACACTGGCCGCCAATTTTTCCATATACGCAGGAAAACCATCTTTATGGATATTGATGGCTTTGTCCGGGCGGAAGGACGGGCAGACCTTGAAGCCCACCGTTTCATCCGCAGCCAGTTTCTCATGCCATTCCAAATTGTCAATGGGATCATCCGTGGTGCCGATGTAATCCACCTTGGACTGGCGAATCAGGCCCCGCACGGACATATCCGGGTTATGCTGGAGCATGTCGTTGGCTTTATCCCAGACCGCTTTCATATTGCTCTCGGTAAGGGGTTCGGTCACGCCGAAATATTTATGCAGTTCCAGATTGCACCAGTGATACATGGGATTGCCGATAGCCATTTCCAACGATTTTGTAAAAGCACTGAACTTTTCATAGGGATCTGCCCCGCCGGTAACCATGTCCTCAGGTACACCGTTCGTACGCATCACCCGCCATTTATAATGATCTCCGAAATAAGTGCCATCCGCATTGCGTCCGCCCAGCCAAATCTGCGCGATATTGTCAAAGCGGCGGTCTTCAAAAATCTCTTTGGGTGAGATATGGCAATGATAGTCAACCAGCGGCAAGTCCCGGGCATATTCTTCATACAGCCTCTGACCTGTCTGATTGCGAAGCATAAAATCTTTCCCCATAAAAGCCTTCATAACGGAAAATCAGTCCTTCCTATAACACAACACCATCTTTGAAAATGGAAATCTGACGATAGCCGTTTTTCTCGTTGTTCGTGGGTTCGCCGCTGGCAACCTGTAAGACTTTATCCAACAGGCGCTTGCCCGCTTCATCCAACGCTTCACCTGCCGCCACCGTACCGGCATTGAAGTCAATCCAGTGCGGCTTGCGTCCGGCCAACTGGCTGTTGGTCGCAATCTTGACCGTTGGCACCGGTGAACCAAAAGGCGTTCCCCGGCCCGTGGTGAAGAGAATCATCACGGCGCCGGCTGCGGCCAGAGCCGTACTGGATACCAGGTCATTGCCCGGCCCATAGAGCAGATTCAGGCCCTGTGTCTTTACCTGCTCTCCGTAGCCCAGCACATCTTCAATGGGGGCCGTACCGCCCTTTTGAACACAGCCGCAGCTCTTGTCCTCCAGTGTGGTGATGCCCCCCTGCTTGTTGCCGGGGCTGGGATTATCATAAACCACCTCGTGATGGGAGATGAAGTAATCCTTGAAGCCATTGAGCATGGCCGCCGCCTTGTCAAACACCTGCTGATTGCGGCACCGGCCCAAAAGGATGCCTTCTGCACCGAACATTTCCGGTACCTCAGTCAGGATGGTACTGCCGCCCTGACTTAGCAGCAAATCGCTGAACCGGCCCACAGTGGGATTGGCGGTGATTCCTGAAAGACCATCCGAAGCCCCACATTTTAGCCCCACCACCAGCTTGCTTGTGGGCAGTGACTGCCGCTGGAAGCAGCTGGCATAAGCGGCAAGTTCCTGCAGCAGCTGACGGCCGGCAGCCAGTTCATCCTCTGCCTGCTGACAGTTAAGGAAGCGTACCCGCTCCCGGTCAAAGTCTCCGAGTTCTTCCACAAACTGTTCATGGGTGCAGTTCTCACATCCTAAGTGCACCACCAGCACCGCCCCGGCATTGGGGTGATTGACCAGCGCCGCCAAAAGCTTTCTGGTCTGGGCATGGTCAGCACCAGTCTGGCTGCAGCCGAAGGGATGCGTGAAAGCATGGATGCCATCGATATTTTCGCCCTGCAAGTCCTGATTGGCCTGCGCCAGTTTCAGCACCACATCATTGACACAGCCCACGGTGGGGATGATCCAAATCTCATTGCGGATACCTGCCCGGCCATCCTTTCGCAGATAACCTGTGAACGTCTGTGCCGGCTGGGAGTTCAAATCGCAAACCTGCGGCTCATAAACATATTCGACCTCGCCCTTGAGATTTGTCTGCAGGTTGTGGGTATGTACCCAGCAGCCTGATTGAATAGCGCAGGTTGCATGACCTATCGGATAACCATACTTTATGATATTTTCATCAACTGCGATATCCCGCAGCGCAATTTTATGTCCTTGGGGAATCTCCTCACAAGCGGTAACTTCCACATTGCCCACCTGCAGGCATTCACCTTTCTCTATTTTAGTCAGTGCCACCGCCACATTATCCTGCGTGGCGATGCGCACTGCTCTTGTCATTTCCATAGCTTATCCTTTCAAGCACAGGCCCGCAAACAGCTGGCAAAGGCTTTCTTCGTGCCCTGCTGGCGAATCAGCTGCAAATCCTCCAGCACCTGCTTTTCCAAACCAGGCAACTGCGTCAAATCACAGCCCCACATCTTTTCATAGGCCAGCACATCATGTACCAATTTCGCATCATCACTGTGACGATGTTCATAATAAAAATCCAGTACCCAGCCATCATCCTGCACCGAATATACATCCCCTTGCGGGCGGCGGCACAGGAGTGCTTTTTCCTGCCGTTCCTGAATATCGGTGGAATAGAAGGCGATATAGGCAGCCAGTGTCATCACGAGACTGCGCGGCAGCTTGCCGAACTTTTGCCGGTATTCCAGCAGCGAGCCCATATCCCTGGCCTTCCACTTGGCCGTGGAATTCAGGGCAATGCTCAGAAGCTGATGTTCCATAAAGGGATTATTGAAGCGGTCAGCCACCGATGCGGCAAATTTTTCGCAATCCTGCTTGTCCAACGGCAGGATGGGAATGACTTCTTCATAGAGCATCTGATTCATGAACTCCCGAATCACATCATCCTTCATGCAATCCCGGACAATATCCTTACCTGCCAGGAAACCGCCCAGCGCAAAACCTGTATGCGCACCATTCAGGATGCGTACCTTCCGTTTCTTATAAGGTGCGATATCCGGCACCACATGAACATTCAGCCCTGCCCGCTTGAAGGGAAGTTTATCTTCCAATTCTTTGGGCCCTTCAATGTACCAGACGCCGAAGACCTCACCGACATCCATCAATCTGTCTTCATAACCGTTAGCCTGATTCAGGGCTGCAAGTTCTTCCGCATCCCGAATCTCACCGGGAACAATGCGGTCAACCAAAGTGGAGCAGAACAGATTGTCCTGTTCAATCCAACGGATGAAATCATCACCGAGCTGCCAGTCCCGGGCATGCTGCAGAACGATTCGCTGCAATTCCCGGCCGTTATTATCAATCAGTTCACAGGAGAGAATAATCAAACCTTTCTTTCCTGCCTGAAAACGTGCATATAAGAGTTTTGCCAGTTTTGCCGGGAAGCTGGCCGGGGGTACGTCCGTCAACTTTGCAGTTGGATCATAGACAATGCCAGCTTCCGTGGTATTACTGGTGATATATTCCAGGGTATCCAGACAAGCAACTTCCTGCAGTTTGTCAAAATGCTCCAGGGGGTTGTAACATTTTTCCACTAAGGAAATCACCCGCCGTTCATCTACCTTCCGGCCTTTTTCATTGCCACGGATGTAGAGGGTGTAGAGGCCTTCCTGTTCGTTGAAGACCTTGTCCTTGCCCTTGCCCCGCGGCTGGGTTAAGATGGCCTTGCCGTGCCAGCCGGCTTTTTCATTGGCCACATCAAAGAAGTAATCCACAAAGGCTCGCAGGAAATTTCCCTCACCAAACTGCAGCATCTTCACCGGCGCTTCTTCCAGGAAATATCCCTGATAGCCACTTTTCTTCAATACTTCATAGTTAAGCCGTTCCATACCACATTTTACCTCCCGCAGCCTGTTTTCATATTTGTTGCTTATTATTTTAATCGTTTTTATCTTTATAGTAAATGTGTTTATCATCTTTTCATTTGTGTTTTAATTTTATTTCTCAAATTTTCGCAATAAAAAAGTTGTGTTTATAACATCCTGTATACATATAAACACAACTTCTATTTCCAGATGTATATTATTTTTTATCTGCCATTCCCTGATAATCCCGGGGAGAAATCCCCACATGCTTGCGGAACATCTTGGAAAACTGCACATAATCGCTATAGCCGACCTGCGCGGCCACTTCCTTGCATTGCAGATTACTGCCATTTTTCAGCAGGGCCTTGGCCTTGCCCATGCGGAACTGCAGCAGATAATCCGTGAAGCTGATGCCTGTCTCTTTCTTGAACCGCCCGCCCATATACGAAGCCGACATATGGGCCACCAAGGCCAGGTCGCCCAGCTTCACATCATCCATATAGTGTTCCTCAATATAATGACGCATGGATTCCACCATCTGACTGCCGCCCCATTTGCGTTCCCGCAATGTGCCGATAGATTCCGGGCTGCAGTGCTGCTTGAACGAACTCACAGTATCATAGATGGATTTTTCCATGGGAATACGGTCGAAGGTTGAACCGCCAATGTACCCTTGACAGTCCGTATTCTGGTAGATGTACTGCATATCCATCAGCGTGTTCGCCGGCCCGGCATAAACCATGCGCAGACATTCCGGATTTTTCACCTTGCATAAATCAAAAATCTCCTGCGCAATCCTCCGCGCTTCACTGATGGTCAAATGACGCTTAGCGCCCAAAAGGCCGCCAGCCGTCAGCCCCATATGCACACAGATGATATCGGCCCCCACCGCCAGCATTTTATCGGCCTCTTCCACAGATGTCACAAAGGCCATCGTCAAAAGGCCCAGCTGATTCGCCAAACTTATCGCGACCACTTCCCGCTCATAGGAACTGCCCTCTTCTTCCAACGCTTCGCGGAAACTGCCATCCACCAACGCCAATGTTGGTGAATTCACCACACCGGTAAAGCCGCTTTCCTTTATGAGCTTCAGATAATCATAGAGCTTCACATAAGGGTCACTGGCCATCAGGCCAAAGAGCAGCGGCACATCCTGCACCACGGGAAAAATCTCTCGCTTGCCCATGTCCATCACAATCTGATTGCTGCTGCCATAGCAAAAAAAACTGCTCAGGGAACTGCGGCCCATAATGCGGAATTTTCCTGCGGATAAGGCCAGCAGAATATCTGCGCCGCCCATAGCCGCAAGTTTGGCCGTCATGCCGGACCCTACAGCCGCACCAATGATATGGCCGCCGACATTGATTTCCGCCCGCAGGCGCCGAAGGATGAATTCCTTGTCGTTTTCCTTCATCGTCCTGCCCCCGTTCTCTGCAATGCTGCCCGTTTCATTTTATCCAACGAGCGATATTCCCTGACCTTTGTCGTCAGACCTTTCTCCAGCTCCTCACCTTTGCCCGGGAAAAAAATAAAAAATCCCGCTACAGAAGGGATGCTCTGCACGAGCTGCGCCGCACCTTCCAGGGAATCCACCTGCTGTCCACAGCAGCCAATCAGAATATCCCGGCGTACCGCCCTGCACTTTTCCCAAACCTGCCGCAGTTTATCCGCGCAGGACTCAACAGAGGGTGCCTCGCCCCTCTCCAGTGCCTTTTTCGTAACCAGACCAAAATGCAGGAGAAGCATATCGGCACCCGCATGGGTCATGGCCTCGCCTTGTTCTGCATCAAAGATAAAGGGGCAGGTAAATAAATCCAGTTCATGTGCAGTCCGAATCATATCCACTTCAAGCTGATAGCCCATATTCGTGCCTTCCATATTCGCCCGGAAGCGACCATCGACAATCCCCACAGTAGGAAAATTCTGCACGCCGTTAAAGCCCTGCTCCTTTAGTGTGCCCAAAAACATGTCCATCTTGCGAAAGGGGTCAGTGCCGCAGACACCGGCAAACACCGGCGTTTTACGGACGGCAGGCAGAACTTCATCACCGAGCTCCTGAACGATAGTATTGGCATCATCATAAGAGAGCATGCCCGCCAACATACTGCGGCCTGCCCGCTGCAGCCGCCCGGTGTGATAGAACGCAAGAAAATCGGCGCCGAGATGGTCCCCATGCTTTGCTGTCTGTTCCATCCCTGTGCCGATTCCTGTTAATATTTTTCCATTTTCACTGCGTTCCCGAAATAAATCGACAATCTCCTGCCGGCTTTTTCTATACATTGCCACTGCCTCCCAGACGAACGAATTACCCAATTTAATAAAATTCGCCAAAGGAAGCTGAATTCCTGCAAATAATTACATTAAACCCAATGGCAGCCAATAAGCCTCTGTCCCTGCAATCTGGTCAGGGGAGAATCTTGCATAAAGAGCGCTGGGATTCTTGCCGAGCATAAAGCAGCTGAGCGTCTTATACCCCGTCAGCCGTCCGCTGTCGGTGTCGGCCTCATAGGGCTGCTGGTCCACAAAGAGCTGATACATGGAATCCCGGCTGTCACGCCGCACGATATCCTCTGTATCCACATTCTTGCCAAAGCGCACGCCATCCCGGTCGAGCACTTCAATGCCTGCGCCCTCCCGGCCCCATATGGGCTTCTTTATCCAGCTTGAGCCTGCGGCAATATTACGCTGGTCAAAGTCCCGGGCAAAGTAGGACGGCAGCATATAGCGGGAAATAATCGCCGATTCCTCGGCCGTAAATACCTGAGCTGTCCCCGCCGGCTGATTATTGAGCGCCCAGACAAGTGCCTGAAAAGCCTTGGACTGCATGATGATGGCTTCGGGCGGATTGAACATCATAAATTTATCGTGCAGATAGCCATCCATAAAGTCCTTGCCCAGCGTTTCCCCCTCCGGCGTCCGCTCCTCAATGAGAATTTCCAATGGATGCAGGCGATAAATCGCATTAGCCGTACGCCCATCCGGCAACAGAATAGAGCCATCACGCCACACAGCCAAATCATAGAAGGAGACAAAAGTAATGGCATCATCCACCTCTGTGGCCAGCGCATTCTTCTTCATGGCGTTCATCAGAAATTTGGTTGTCGCATAATCTTCCTGATAGTCATGAAAACAGGAAAAAAGGAACGGATGGCGGCGATGAAACCTCCCCGTGCTGATGCTCACGCCTGGCTCTGAAGCCAAAAATATTTCATTGAGCCAGCTGCAGAGTTTATCGTATTCCCCATAGTTGGGGTCTTCCACCCCAAAATGCGTACAGGCCACCATATTGCCATAATATGCCTCAATCACCGCGCAGGGAGTATCCGCATTGATTTCCACCATATGGAAATTGCCCTGCTTGTCCAAGACATAATCAAAACGGGAAAGCCACGAAGCCAGATGCAAGGGATTATCCTTCTGCAAGTAGGGAATCAGCTGCGGCGGTATCTCCAAATCTGCCAGAAAATTATCGCCACATTTCTGGCAAACCGCCACCGCCCGTTGAAACGCACCGAACAGCACGCCGCTGACATAGCGCATTTCCTCGGCCAGCTCCGGCTGGATTAACTCTATATTTTTTGTCGGATATTTATCATCGTAGCCCTCGTATTCCACAAACGGAAAAATTTCCCGATTTAATAAATCACGCCAATCTGCACTCACTGCTCTATTCACCTGCTCATCAATATTTTAAGATGCCGAACTTCTGGCTCCGGCAGAACCAAAACCGCTTTTGGAACTGGAATGACTCGACGATTTGGCCGAAGAACTGCTCTTGCCTGAAGTCTTGCCTGCCCGAACCGTAGTTCCCCGCGATGAACTGCTGTAGGCACTGCCACCGCTGCTGCGATAGTCGTCCTTTTCCTTCAGCGGCTGAACCGGGCCGTTGGGGATATAGCGCCCCTGAACCACACTATAGCGGCCCCCTGTGCCGCCGCTAAGTCCATGAAACATATAATACCCGGCAGCCAGACCGGCAATCAGTCCCTCCGCACCGGAAATATAACGCAGACTGCCATTCTCTTCCCGTTTGACCGTCACCGAACGGCCATCCTCATAGGTTGCCGTTTCCGTACCATCCGCATTCTGCGTCAAGGTATATTCCCGACCTTCATCATCCAATAAAGTCTGCGGCCCTGTTTCCTGTTCGGCAGGGATATCCACATCCTGTGCCATCCAGGAAGCAAAGGCCACCGTAGTTGATACCGCCATAAAAACCGCCAGTACCTTGCTTGTCTTAGTACTTAACAAAATCCCAACCCCTCTAATCAATAATTTATTCACATGATATAATAAATTTCTTAAAAATTCCTTAAAAGCTAACCATCTTCTTCAGTTTTTGGGCAAATTGCATTTTATCAGGGAGTTCGTGATAAAGGTATCTTGGTCATACGTAGTTTGGGGCCGGACGGGGGAGTAATTTTTCTGTTTTCCGCTAAACGACCCCCTCGCAAATTAGAACTGTCCAGTTATCTGCGCCGGGCAGGCCAACGGCGCTGCTTTCAGCGTATTTGCTTAGCTGATTCCTACATGGGGCCGGCCTTCACTGCGTTCAGGCAGTCGCTCCCTACAGAAAAATCACTCCCCCGTCCGCCCCAAGTTGCGGATTAGACATTTGCCACGAACTCGTTGCTCCCGTAACAAGAACATCGATGTACTTGCTCCTTGTCATCATGAGAATAACAGTTGGTACGGACATCACTTAGGGCGGAGGTGGTGATGCTTTTCGCCGTGGAACGACTGTCCGAACGCAGTGAGGACTGGCCCACAAACGGCATAGACTAAACACTGGGCTGAACATACGCGCCGCCGGTCTTGCCCGGCGCAGGTAACTAAAAAGCCCATACATTTACTTGTGGGGCATTCAGTGCAACGGCGAAAAGTATTACCACCTCCGCCCAAACTGAGCTGTAACAACTATAAGTAAGCACGCATTAACATCGACATACTGCAATTTCTCTGCCCTTTTTAATTTTCCCTTAATTGCAATTCACTATCGATAATGCTATCATAATTTTTGTATGAAATTTGAGGAGATGATACAAAATGGAAGAAATGGCCCCTTATGAAGCCGGCAATGGGCGAAACAAAAAATTCATTGCGATTGCCGTAGTCATCCTGTTAGTCATTTGCGGCATTGGCGGTTATCTGTACTACAAGCGCACCCCCGCCTACTCCATGCAGCTGATTCAGGAATCCGTCAAAGAGCACAACTGGGAAAAATTCAGCCGTCATGTGGATACCAAAAATCTGGCTGATGCTGCCTTTGACGATATCATTGAGATAAGCATGGAAGAACGCGGCGATTTGGACGAACATACCAAGGCCCTGGCCATGAGCTTTGTCAAACTGGTAAAACCCAACATCACCAGCCTGCTTGAATCTGCCGTCAAGGAATACGTGGAAACCGGCGAATTCAAAAAAGACGAGACGGGTAACGCCAAAAATAACAGCACCACGCAAAATAAAAAGGCCGCACCAAAAAAAGGCAATCCGGCCGATAATCTGCTGCAGGACACCAAAGCAGATAAGCTGAAATTCTCCAGCATAAAATCAACGGAGACCAACGACAGCACCGCCATCGTCACCTTGGAGCTTCGTGACGAAGCTGCAAGTGCCAACTATGAACTGAAAATCCGTATGATTCAACTCGAAGATGGCACCTGGAAAGTCAGCAAAATCGATAATCTCAAGGAATTCTACAAAGCCGTCAAGGAAAACGAAAAGCAGCATAAAAAAGCGGCTTAAACACGAAAATAAAGGCTATGCACCAAGCAACGTGCATAGCCTTTTTCTTTACTGCATTTTCTTCTGTAATACTTCCTTGGCCATATTGAGCTGTTTGTCCACCGTATCCCCTTCGCTGAGGTTCACAGTTATATCCGGCTCAATGCCAATGCCGTCAATACATTTGCCGCTGGGCGTATAGTATTTGGCAATGGTGAGTTTCAGGCCATCATTGTGGAACAGAGGTACTACCACCTGCACCGAACCCTTGCCGTAGGATTTGGAGCCTACGATGGTGGCCGCTTCTCTGTCCTGCAGAGCGCCGGCCAGAATTTCCGAAGCACTGGCGCTGTTGCCGTCAATCAGCACTACGATAGGCGGTGTACTTTCCTCTAAGCTGGAGTCATACTCCTCCTTGCTGCCGTCCCGCTGTACCACGGAGACGATATTGCCCTTGGGCACCAGCATATCGGCCACTTCCACACAACTTGTTATGAGCCCGCCGGGGTTTTGGCGCAAATCCACAATCAGACCAGCCATGCCGGCCTCTTTGAGCTTGTTGTATTCGCTCTTGAATTCATCCCCGGTGTTTTCCCCAAAGGACGCAATGCGGATATAGCCCATCCGGCCATCGTCCAGCATTTTGCCTTTAGCCGAGGGAACCTTTATCATATCTCGCTGAATGGCGTATTCCTTGTCGGCCTCATCCGCCCGATGAATCAGCAGTTTGACTTCCGTACCTGCGTCGCCGCGGATATGAAGTGCCACTTCTTCCGGCTGATACTCCGTCACGGGCGTACCATCCACCGACATGATTTCGTCACCAACTTTGAGGCCCACCTTTTCGCCGGGTGTCCCTTCGAGCACCGCCATAATCGTGACCTTGTCATCCTTGAAGCCCATGGTGACACCGATGCCCCCAAAGGCACCGGCTGTATGTTCTTTCAGGGCTTTATACATGGAGGTCTTCATATAGATGGAATGCGGGTCGCCGAGGGATTTTACCATGCCGTCAATGGCGCCATCCATAAGGCTGGTAGTGTCCACATCGCTGACATAGCGGGTTTCAATCATGCGCTTGACGCCGAAGAACCGCAGTAAATCCGTAGTCTTTTCTCCGTCAAGGCCAAAGAGTTTCATAAGTCCCATTATCGTCAGGAAACTGGACGCTAGTGCCGTCACCACCACGATAAGGGCTATTTTTTTCTTGCTCAAACAATTTCACCTTCTATCCCTTAGATTACAGATAACCGTAAGGACTTACCGGCGAGCCGTTCTGGCGCACCTCGAAATGGCAGTGGGGGCCGGTAGAGTTGCCAGTGGAACCGCAGTAAGCGATGGTTTCGCCCTGGCTCACCTGCTGGCCGACTGACGCCGCCAAAGACTGATTATGACCATAGAGGGTGGTGATGCCGCCGCCATGGTTGATGATTATCGTATTGCCGTAGCCGGAAATCCAGCCCGCATATTCCACGGTGCCGGAGGCAGCTGCTGCAATCGGCACGCCATAGTCCGCACCGATATCGATACCGCTGTGGAACTTCTGCGTGCCCGTAATGGGATGGGTACGCCAGCCAAATTCAGAGGTAATCGTACCGCCCACGGGCCAAATCATGGAGCCATTGCCGCCCGCCATTGCGCCAGCCGGAGCATTGGCCATGCTGCTGCGCCGCAGCATTTCCTCAATCTGCTTGGAAGCGGCCATCATTTCATCATACTGGCGGTCTACCGTGGCCTTATCGTTTTTCATCTGGTCGATGATGGCCTTGCGCTTGCGGACCTTTTCTTCCATGATTTCCCGGGCCTGACGGGCTTTTAATTCCTGCTCCGCCCGGGCTTCTTTATCTTTTTCGAGGCTCTTCTGCGTCTCTTCGATTTCGCTCTTTTCTTCCAGCACCACATGAACCAAATCATAGTCCTGCTTGATGACCTTTTTGAGTAAATCCATACGGGTCATCAAATCGGAAAAGTCCTTGGCGCCAAAGAGCACATCCAGATAGGAAATCTGGCCGTTGATGTAAATATCACGAACCCGCTGGCCCAATTTGGCACTCTTTTTCTTGTAGTCGACCTCCACCACTTTGAGGCGGGCTTCATTCTTCTCCATCCGTTCCAGCGTTTCATCCAGCGCCGCCCGCAGGGACTTGTGTTCGGCGATAGCCGCATCGGCTTCCTCATCCACCAGCCGCTTTTCCTCCGACAGGGATTCGATTTTTGACTGCAGGGCGTTGCTCTTGTCCTTTAACTCCTCCGCCTGCTTGTCATAGCTGGCCTTGTCATCCTCCAGTGACGCATACGCCGTGGAGGCAGTCAGCACCACCGACAAGGTGGCGGCCGTTATCGTTTGCCATTTTTTCATCATCATCAAACCTCAAGGAAACGCTTCAGGGAGAACGCCGACCCAATGGCGCCAATCAGCATGCCGGAGATGATGATGGCCACCGTCACATAATTCATAAAGGGATACTGGGGTAGCAGCGGGAAGAAGGCCAGCGTGCTGTAAATCTTCGCCGCCATGGCCGCATAGAAGCTGCGCAGAGCCAGTGCCGACAAAATGCCGCCTACGCAGCCCAGCACAATGCCCTCCATGAGGAACGGCCAGCGGATAAACCAGTCGGTTGCCCCCACGTATTTCATGATGGCGATTTCCTTACGCCGCGCAAATACCGTAAGACGGATGGTGTTGGAGATGATGAAAATTGTCGCACCTGCCAGAAGCAGCATCAATACCAGACCGAAAATACGCATGAGACGCGTGATGTCAAAGAGGTGTTCCACCACATCCTGCCCGTACTTGGCCGACTCTACCCCCTCCATGCGCTCAATGGCCTTGGCGGCGGTTTCCACCATTTCCGGGGTCTTGACCGTCACTTCAAAGGCATCCGGCAGCGGGTTCTTGTCCCCGAGGGCATCCAAGAGGTACTTCTGGTCCC
The Selenomonas ruminantium AC2024 DNA segment above includes these coding regions:
- the ftsX gene encoding permease-like cell division protein FtsX, producing MKLRTGEYFIQEVFRSLRRNNWMSFASIGTVAVSLFVLGVFLILVLNMNRMASTLESQVQISVYLQDDLKKQQRIDLQSDLEKMQGIDTVKFVDKDEAKDRLSERLGDQKYLLDALGDKNPLPDAFEVTVKTPEMVETAAKAIERMEGVESAKYGQDVVEHLFDITRLMRIFGLVLMLLLAGATIFIISNTIRLTVFARRKEIAIMKYVGATDWFIRWPFLMEGIVLGCVGGILSALALRSFYAAMAAKIYSTLAFFPLLPQYPFMNYVTVAIIISGMLIGAIGSAFSLKRFLEV
- a CDS encoding murein hydrolase activator EnvC family protein, giving the protein MKKWQTITAATLSVVLTASTAYASLEDDKASYDKQAEELKDKSNALQSKIESLSEEKRLVDEEADAAIAEHKSLRAALDETLERMEKNEARLKVVEVDYKKKSAKLGQRVRDIYINGQISYLDVLFGAKDFSDLMTRMDLLKKVIKQDYDLVHVVLEEKSEIEETQKSLEKDKEARAEQELKARQAREIMEEKVRKRKAIIDQMKNDKATVDRQYDEMMAASKQIEEMLRRSSMANAPAGAMAGGNGSMIWPVGGTITSEFGWRTHPITGTQKFHSGIDIGADYGVPIAAAASGTVEYAGWISGYGNTIIINHGGGITTLYGHNQSLAASVGQQVSQGETIAYCGSTGNSTGPHCHFEVRQNGSPVSPYGYL